The proteins below are encoded in one region of Carcharodon carcharias isolate sCarCar2 chromosome 2, sCarCar2.pri, whole genome shotgun sequence:
- the kcnj13 gene encoding inward rectifier potassium channel 13 — MVFNDSDEKDTAPLVASRYKRIITKDGHSNLKIEALSGKSIIHLKDIWSILVEMRWRWMLLTFSGAFVAHWLFFACFWYLLAYTNGDLDLLDHNNPPENHTICVKYIDSFTAAFSFSLETQLTIGYGTMYPDGDCPAAIALLTVQMLLGLMAEALITGAFVAKIARPKLRATAIKFSYFATVGHREGEPCLMFRVANIRQSPLTRVKVTAILYQEYKNQHLHQTNLDFHIDNMNSNKSPYLVFPLMFCHTIDQNSPLYPLIQGKMPAYYEIVIFLSAEQEDTGETCQKRTSYIPEEIKLSQQFASVISCTSKGYYKIIMANYDKTVPGFPVLLNPKDARQNDFVISINGDHADTILFRDSAI; from the exons ATGGTTTTCAATGATAGTGACGAAAAAGACACTGCCCCACTTGTAGCCTCTCGGTACAAAAGAATCATCACTAAGGACGGGCACAGCAATCTCAAGATAGAGGCTCTCAGTGGAAAAAGTATCATACATCTAAAAGATATCTGGTCAATCTTAGTGGAAATGAGATGGCGTTGGATGTTACTGACATTCTCAGGAGCTTTTGTTGCACATTGGCTCTTCTTTGCCTGCTTTTGGTACTTACTGGCATATACAAACGGTGATTTAGATTTGCTCGATCATAACAACCCTCCAGAAAACCATACCATCTGTGTGAAATATATCGACAGCTTCACAGCAGCCTTTTCGTTCTCACTGGAAACTCAGCTTACAATTGGTTATGGAACCATGTACCCTGATGGTGATTGCCCAGCTGCCAttgctctcctcactgtccaaatgTTGCTGGGACTTATGGCGGAAGCTTTAATTACAG GTGCCTTTGTGGCAAAGATTGCCAGACCAAAGCTTAGAGCGACTGCAATTAAATTCAGTTACTTTGCTACTGTTGGACACCGTGAAGGGGAGCCTTGCCTGATGTTTAGAGTAGCCAACATAAGGCAAAGTCCATTAACACGTGTTAAAGTAACTGCCATTCTATACCAAGAGTACAAAAACCAACATCTTCATCAGACGAACCTCGACTTTCACATCGACAACATGAACTCGAACAAGAGTCCATACCTTGTCTTTCCACTTATGTTCTGCCATACCATCGATCAAAACAGCCCTCTTTATCCACTGATTCAAGGGAAGATGCCAGCCTACTACGAGATAGTAATATTTTTGTCAGCAGAACAGGAAGATACAGGAGAGACTTGCCAAAAGAGAACCTCCTATATTCCAGAGGAAATCAAACTCAGTCAACAGTTTGCCTCTGTGATAAGCTGCACTTCCAAAGGATACTACAAAATTATCATGGCAAACTATGACAAGACAGTTCCTGGATTTCCTGTGCTACTTAATCCAAAGGATGCGAGACAGAATGATTTTGTCATCAGCATTAATGGTGATCATGCTGACACTATATTATTCAGAGACAGTGCTATCTGA